AAGAAAGCAAACCTggtatatgtaaagcaaaaaaatacttaattcCAAAACTAAAGTATGTATGTTCTTCTgtcaagtgtgtgtgtgtgtgtgtgtgtgtgtgtgtgtgtgtgtgtgtgtgtgtgtgtgtgtgtgtgtgtccaaaACTAAAGTATGTATGTTCTTCTGTcaagtgagtgtgtgtgtgtgtgtgtgtgtgtgtgtgtgtgtgtgtgtgtgtgtgtccactGGGGAGAGTGGCCCATTTTATTTGGCTTTAGTGCAGGAAGAGAAATCCCCCTAGCATAATACAGACAACAATACATAACCTGGGAGGGGTTTTACAATTTCCTTACTCTatacaaaactttataaaaaaataattgactggAAACACATTTTATAGGGTCTTTTGGTACACAACTAATTTGGAACTTGAGATATCAAATCATATATCACTTTTACATAAGTAAATAGATCTGTGATCAGTCAGTTTGACACATTATGAAATGACTAACTTAAGTGTTTGGCATCTTATAGAGTAGATACATTGATTTTCTAAAGTGGTCTAATATTATCCAAATTGATAAAGCtggttttctatttattatttataatttaggaCTAATACTTGCATtggttgtgtttattttaaaggttaaagATGAACCAGACTCTCCAACAGGATTGGGCATGATGGATCGTTCACGAATGTTACTTTGTGCTATGACATTCCTTTGCTTAACATTTAATCCCCTAACATCATTGCTGCACTCAGAAAGTGTGGAGCACTCAGATAGAACCATACAGCATGGAACAGGTAGAACCATGCTAGGTATTGACGTATCAGGTAAACACCATTTCTTATTCATTCTATGGATGTACTTTTCTTATGTTTTAGTTGTGCAGtaaagtaaactaaaacaaatgtCTGACCAAAGAGtacaatttgtaaaacaaagattagGTTTGACCACTTAGATTTGGATCTGCAAACTGACTGTTGTAAGAAGGCTTGttcccctaaatatttatttatttatttttttctggaaaagcaCATCTGCACtcgaaagtgattttttttttttttctgaattacccAAGGCCCCTTGCAATTCCAGATTGCCGCACAAAacgtaaaataaaactttaataaaagggCATAAATGTAGACAGACATACCATATACCCACCTGACTTCCGTTTATGGCCAGGTATTATCTGGGAACTTGTTGCAAGGATGGGTGATGTTGCTCCCTTGAAGTAAAAATATGTTATCTGGTAATCAACTTTGTTTTAAGCAAAGGTAAAAGAATTGGTGTCCGTCCTGTGGTCTCTGGTATTTAGAACTCCATGCCTCAGTTTTTAATGGTATAGGATTCAAAGGGTTTAGATAAACATCATTATATGCAGGTAACATTTGGGAATGTATGTAAGGTTCCTGTACAATATCAACCTTTTTTTCCTCTCAGAGGAATACCCTAAAACCTTAACTACAGGGGCATGCAAGATACACCATACCTAATTTATTAGCCGTGCGTATTTGCACCCTCGGATGAACTGGAAGCCAGATAACATATTTTTTAGCCAGGCTTTGTAGGCTATACAACCCCTCACATCCTAAATGTTTTCTCAAACAGTAAGTGGACAAATGTCCATGACACAAGTGTATGGGGCGGTGTTCTTTATTGAACTCATAAAAGGAATTCTTAAAGGGAAGTACAAAAATCCCATACCATGTAGTTTGCTGACATATTAGAGACTGAAGGCTGGAAAATCGCACCAGGTATCCCAAAATTCCATGGCATACACATAGCCTGGACCAAATGCAGGATGAAGGTCAggttttctgtaataaatcaggaTAGCAGCATAATGTCCTTGTTAAGATGAAGCTGGGGCGAAAGATAAAAGGTAATAGCTGATCCTTGATGGTACAGTTGCTGGTGCAGCTCTGACCAAAGAAAAGGAATCTGAATGCATGCTTTCCAAATCTGGTGGAACAACTTTCAGAAAACTATGACCGTCGGAATAACCAATTCCAGAATGTTTGCCGATTTAACTCCTGAGCTTGAAAGGCATGCTGTTAAAGCTAGCAAATAAGAAATGGGATAGAAGATTAAACCTTCTACAAGCAGGCACAGACTGTAAGCAGGGGACAACATAATATCTTGTGTGCCACACCTTCTTGACTAATTGGATTGATTGAAGCATCTACTGCCTTTACCAATGGATTCTGCaactttttattgcacattgctAACCTATTAACTTGCTGTACCGCACTGCCAAAAAACCCTCCAGTGTTCCTCTCCATAGACGATTATCTTGAAACCGCCTACATCTGCTACATTGTCCAATAGGACATGAACTAGATAACCAGCTAGCTTTCTCCAGGGCAGAGATAATAGAGAGTTGCCCTGTCCTAAAACATTAGGACTCTGTTTCCCTTGTTGAAAGATGTTTGTATAATTCATCTTGTGTTAAACTGAGAAAATGACAGTCCCTCAAACAAGGCCCTATAACACCTAGAGCTATTGTGTTAAACCTTGGGACAGACCAGAGACTGCAGCTATTTCAGGTTTCTCTTGATGGAGAGACACTTTGATGCTAACAGTATTCAGAATTCACACAATGAGCTGAGCAGGGTTGGAATCCAATTGGGATTGTGGGATTGAAATCCAATTAAATTCCATAAATCTCCTAAAAGAGGAGTTCACACGGCACTCCAAATTGTGCAGTCTGCTCTTAAGAGAATGTTGTCTAGCCATGATGGGTTCGCTGCTACAGAAAAATGCCCAGAAACTGACTTGGGACCTCCGCTGTGAAGGACCAAATGAAGCTTTAGTGTGGGCAGCCCACTTTCCTGACCTCcggtggctttttattttttgtgctccATGCAACACCAACCACTGTACTAACCACTTGAGCTCTACACCGTAAAAGATCTAAATACTTGTTTAGAAAACCGTTTCACTAGGCAATCCATATATGGTTAAAAATAGAATTTGCTTTTTCCTATTTCAAAACAGAATGAACTTGCAActtttatttagggaaaaaagcAACTAAATTGGTCAGGTATTAAAAAAAGCCGTGCAAACTCCAGAAAAATGCagtacaaataatttttacaaattatagTAGATGTCTGTGCAAAAAACAATGATGCATGTGGAATCTTTTATACAATCTGTGCTTTGTGGCAAAATGGACAGATCATCtaggattttaaatatttagtatgaCTCTACTACCAGCTGCAAAAACTTAAAATGGGGTAGAGGGGAAAGCTGGGAAGAGGCCTCCATTCACCacacaaagctaaaacaaaatgtagaagAAGTCTTCATGAGGTTCCTATTAGTGGTTAAAGCAGGTTGGAGTGACTGTATTATGTTTGTAGCttgatatgcaatattttttgtagcttttattgGTTGACGGCTAGCTAGAtctttttattcaccttttttatGAACCCCATTACCTGTACAAAGCATGACATTGAATGTCAGGTGCCATGTGCTTAGGGTATGTAGAAAGTAATGTCAAGTTGTATGGCAAACTTCTTCCTTTATcgttctttaattttttttttttattattctacacAATTTGGAACATTTTCAGTTGAAATTCCAAGCTATTTGTCTAACTAAAGTTATTAAAGATGTAAGTGCCACTGTATACGGtgcctaaaaaataaacttttttttttttttaaattactttttaagtttACGTCTTGTGGCTACTCAGTCCTGCATCACCATGTCGCTATCTCACAGAATTAAAATCTGcttatgtttatttaaatctttCAGGTCTTTCTGGCAGTTGGCTTGACTGGCTTATCCCCACTCTAATTCTATGGCTAGTGAATGGAGTGATTGTTCTTAGTGTTTTTATGAAACTGTTGATCCATGGAGAGCCAGTGACAAGGCTTCATTCTCGTTCTTCTGTGAAGTTCTGGAGACACCGAAAGCAAGCTGATTTGGATCTTGCTCGGGTAGGTTGTGCATCTGTAAAAGacatttgttgctgtttttttgtttttttattttattattattattattattattattattattaatattattattatactaggCAGCTTGTAAAGAACAGAATTTGGTGCATTTCTAGTTCAAACCAAGTTGCCTCCAATTTGTGAAGGTATTTGCAGTAGGTTTTTTGTGTAGCATTTGCTATAAACAGTTGTTGCAGTATTTTTCAGTGTCTCAAGGTATGGTTTGTGTTTATTATGGTGCTACTTTATAGTACCAGAGGGAATCTTGCTTTATTCTAGGTGCAGTAAAATACTTGTATTTCCACAAGTGTTCAGTAATAATTCAGGATAAGTGCAAGTTTAAGTGAAAACAGTTAAAAGGTTGGAGTTATTGATGTGCTTGATATTTCTATACACCTACCTACTTTTTCAAATTTAACAGGGGGATTTTGGAGCCGCAGCATTAAATCTGCAGACTTGTCTGTGTGTACTTGGCCGCTCTCTCCCAGCTTCCCGCTTTGACCTTGCATGTAGCCTCTCTTGGAATGTTATCCGCTGTAGCCTACAGAAAATAAGTCTGGTACGCTGGCTACTAAAACGTACTCCTGGTCATTGTAGTAAAGCAGACTTTCAGGATGAGGCTGCAACCAGTGCTCGAGATGCTGCTCTTGTTTATCACAAGCTACACCAGCTgcatttgacaggtaaaacaataGTTtgtgcataacttttttttttttttttttttttttaaagctgaggtACTTCTTGTGTTGTATGTGCTATCTtccttttaattatttactttttttcaggaaAACTGCCCTCAAGTTGGCGTTGCTCAGGTCTCAACCTTTCATTGTGTGCTGTGAACCTAGCTGAGTGTGCAGGTGATAAAATCTCACCAAGCTTACTTGCAGAAATTCATCTAACAACAGCAGTGCAGATGAAGATCAGCTTCTCAGGAAGGTTCTCCTTTTTGGCTGTAAGTGACGAGTTTCCTTCATGTGTATTGAGAGTGTAATTTTTGCAGAGTAGCAGGTAATATCCAATGCTGTATtagtagtatagtagtagtaTACGGTAGTATTGTATTTAGCTACATTACATGCCTTTTTCTACAGCAATAAGATGTAGAGATATAATTTATTCATATCTTAAGGCACATTTGTCTGATACTCCCTAAAAGAAAATTAGCCCTGCAGGTTTATAGCAGGCACCTTCTCATTTTACATCATTCCTGTAGTTTGGCTTCTGATGACTAAAAACCTGTGAAAGTAAGTGGTTTAAACAGTGCTTTAAATTCTGCTGCAGTGCTTGGTTTGCTACAGAAATAGTGCTTGAGCCCAGCAATAGATCACTGCCTATAACGCACTGCATTCTAACAGTGGGGcattggggttaaaaaaaaaaacagtatgatgTGAAGATACCTCCATTTTGTGTATGATTGTTTTCATCGGGAGTACATGACCTGTATACTCTAAATCTGCCCTGTCATATTGAGAATGCAATCAAGGtggagattttatttatttaggatattTGTTTCATATGTACATGTTTTCacaatttaacacttttttttgtttaattgcataagtgtaatacatttttcttgagaTGCCTGCCTACAAGTTCAAGATTTGTTTTCACAACTATTGAAGAGAAGACGCTATGTGGGGATCTGTAATTTTAAGATTTGtaagtttttacttttaacatgctttcctgtgttttttttttttttttatccaggcatATTTTCTTGGTTGTGCACAAAGCAAGAACTCTACTAGTGAGAGTGATTCTCTACCAGAGTGTTTGCGATGGCTCGCCCATCCAATGGGGAAAGACTTCTTTGTCAGCTTTAACTGGTCTTTGAAAAGCACTGCAAAGGAGTCCCTGTACAGTTCTTCAAGAAATCCTGGTAAGAGAAGCAGAAGCATAGCTTCTTACTGATACTGGCATTGTGATAGTTGAATGCTCATAATACCATCCCGCCAAATAAGTTGTCAATTTTGGCAAATcctaaatgtataacattttggatttgttTGACTAAGTAGTAAAATTTAGTTTGTGTGTTTCTATGAAAACTTTGTTTGAAAAAACACATGCTGTGTTAAAACTAATTGTATTCAAACCCAAGTAAAAATTGGATAGGCCCTCGATTTAGTTTTgatatcatttttaattaaattttgtgATCAACCATCAGTAGTACAAACAACAAGCAGAAGTTTAAATACCATTTGAAAACTACTAATACACAGTTTTATCtgtataaataacagaaaaaacatcCTCTGAATCAAATCAGTAGCAAACAGTGTCTCAACCAGGCTTTGTCATGGTTATGTAGACTGTTTATAGCTCGACCCCTGTGTGGTAGCATCTATTGTGTAATAAGACTATCTTTAGCCATTTGGGGGCATGCAAATTGAAAATCCAAGATTCTATATTGGTACCTAGAGGTGTGCCTGAAGCacttacaaagtttttttttcttttgtagagaCATTTGGAAAAGTTTTGACACACTTAGTTTCAAAAAGGGGTTCAGTTTTTGTGTCCTGGCTGATGTAGGCTGCCTGGATTAGTTTTATAATGTCCCTTATTTTCCTGTTTAAGTGTATTCCAAGTTTTAGGTTCTGTTTAGTTATGACAAAGACATTAATAAGCAGTGTTTATTTCCTTTCTCCAAATACAGCTGACCCCATTGCTCAAATCCATCGAACATTTTGTGAATCCTTGCTGGAGAAGGCATTGTACTCGCTTGCAAAGCCAGAAAGCAGTAATATGTCACAGGAAGAAGAAAGCTGGTAGgatcctatatattttttttatatatagagatttatataaaaatgaaaagggtAATAAGGCAgtctgcattaaaaatgtatttgtggtgCTTTCCACTTGCATGTGTATCATTGGTACCTTTACATTGTTCTTTTGCAGTGAGTTTTCTAAAGCTCAAGAATACTTGAAGGTTTTGAATGTCTTTGCAGATTCGGTTAGCAGCACAGTGTCCCTCCCACTTGGAGGGTCACCTTGCATGTTATCTTTCCACGGTAAGTATTAAGATATTTGGTATACTCCAAGTCACTGCTCTGATTTATTTGTGCATGGAGATTTTAGTTTTAGCCATTAAGCTCTGTagacaaatacaaaaatcttGGGAAATGCaggataacatttaaaaaatagtctAAAGCTCCCCCTTAGGATGCAATGGTTCACTTTTTGTAAGGAAAACAATTGAAATGGGGGGCAGAATTTTtagttatcataaaataaaagtatttgcaaAAGGTCTATGCAATCCTTTCTAATAGTACAGTCGAACACTCTATTGCAATTGACAACTTAAACACTAAAACATGTTGCACTGTTCACAAGctgtaacatttatatattgaaGCTGTGTATAGGCTTAACTGCAAACCATAAAATTTTGGCACAAGCTCAATATAAGGATGAGAAAGGCTGTAATGCATGGAAAAGAAACCTTGTTCTAGCTTTTGTATTGGTGATGGAACATTTGTTTGCTAGGCTAATAATAATAGGCTGTTTCTTATTTTAATGCTACATTTTATAGATGTGCACTACTTTTCCTTGCATCCTAGGGTTTCTTTAAGCAAATATAGTGTGCAGCTACGTAAGCTGATGCTTGGAAAGATTTATATTTAACTGAAACCTTATTTCCTCACAGGTACAGATTCTATTTGTCGATGGTGGTACTCTGTATCGTCAATGGCAATTGGCTGGCATCAAGGTGATGATTCTACTGTAAAGTCTCAGTATATGGATGTGGAAAGAATTCCAAAGCTCTTGGATGCTGAGTAAGTGCTTAGTTATCAATATAGGCACATGTACGTTACCTTTTTGGTGCAGTTATTAACGCTTACAACTTTAGAAGCCATATAGGGCTTTGAGTTCTTCTCTGTAGAAACGTGCCTACTTTATTCTATGTATTTGTTATCTTTGCTTTTAAGTGTCAAGTCTAGGTTGCATTGAAAGTAAATCTGGGAAATTGCTGTAGAAATATTTGTAGGCATAGGTTATTCTGTTTGCAAAAATTGAGTAGATGCAGACATACGACACACATTTACAAATCTAGGCTTTACTTTTAAAGTAGAGCATTGGGCTGCATAAAAGTCTCCCTATTGGTCCTTTTTGGGAGGGTTTAAAAGTATCAAAAAAGAGAGATATACTGCACATGTATATCCCAAGAATATTGGTAATGCTTTTTAGGgtgttttaaatctgcatttgATCTGGTACCACTTTCACATAGTGATTCTGCTTCTAATGAAATTGGATCACACCCCAAGCACACATTGGTCACGCGGCTTATTGAGTATCTATGCCAGAGGTGATTTGGGCCCCTTCAGTACACAGGTCAATCCTTCTATATATAATCTCACATTTCTTAGTGTTGGGCTCAGCCCACACAATCGCCTTAGCAATGTTGCATTCAGCTTCTCATGTCTGCTTCTTTTCCCCTCTGTTGTCACCCTGTgccacatattaaaatatatttaaaccaagCTAATTCTTTTTATTGGTGTacttcatttaaaactaataccAATACTGTACCAATCTGTTTTtgatatgtgttttgtttttcagcaacCCCTTGGTAAAAGCTGTAGTacacatgtgcagagcaatgCAGATGTCTGTATTGGGGAAGACTGAGAGTTCACAAAATGCCTTTTTGCAGTGTGAGAAAGCCAGCACCTTCTTATGGAACAGTCTGAATATAAGTGGTGCATGTAATAATGATCTAAATAAGGTGAATTCTGACTCCTGTAAATTAAGTTAAACTTTATTGCATTTGTTCTGGTATATTCATTTATTGAGCAATTCATATTTGTGCAGAgattttgttttacctttctgaccttggTGTCACCATGGTGCATTGTTGTTGCATTGCATGTCACGGTTGTCTATGTGCAATGTTTCTTCAGTGCAGTATGGAGGCCCCAGCTACATCATTCTAATGTATTTTGGATGATTACCAACCAGGGATTATCTTGGATAGGTGTGTTTTGTGGTAATCTGTCCAGCCATATGCATTTGAGTAAATGTGGTCTGTGCTCCTAAATCATACAGCTGTGAAAAACAACTCACCCCCCAGTGCAATCTTTTTCTGGTTTTTACCCTTGAAATATATCAATCTATAAATGATGAGTTTATTgttttgaaataatgaaataaactATCTTGGCTAACATACATATAACCCTGATCTATTaaatcaggctttttttttccccatttttttttttttggtgaggtGAGCAAACAAAGCTATCTCTTGGTAGCGGTTTTCCAAAGAAGTAATTTACTGATTTGAGTGACAGTTATTTGTTTGTCTCTGTCTTTGTCCCTGTTGCATGCGCTAGCTTTGTAGAATACAAGGCAGCATTCTAATGTCATTGAATGTAGCATCTAAATTTGTGTGCTACTTTAaactaagtttgtttttttttccttttgttaggTAGTACAGCTTCTAGTCTGTGATCTCTTGCTGTCCATGCGAACTTCTTTATGGCAAAAACAAGCAACTGCGGAAGCAATTCATGCCTCAAAATCTGTGCTCACAGGATTCCAGAGGGATCTCGGTACCCTTCGTAGACTCGCTCTTACTTTTAAACCTGCTCAGTGCAAGGTATGTTTTAATATTCAGGTTACATATAGAGCAGCCCTGTAAAGATCATCCTTGAAACACCACTGACCTTACTGCTATCTGGTCTCTACAGGTATTAGACTCCTGTGGGTTGAATATCTTAACCTTTTCCTTGTTCCACACAGCAGGCTTGCACATTCTGTAGTGCTATCAAAGCCAGTGTGTGCAGTTAATTGGACACAGGCAGCTGGAAAAATAACTGATTATCATTACAGGGATGTACTTTTTTGACACTGTAGTGATAGCATCACTTTAACAatcaaactaaattaaaaacGTTTAATCCTAGTTGTTCCTGCATGAAGCTACAGTTAGGCTAATGGCTGGTGCAAGTCCAACCCGTACACACCAGCTTTTGCAACACAGCCTGCGGAAACGTTCTCCAAACACCAGTAAACCAGGTAAGctcagaaatattttattcccATAAAATGCATACAACTTTTATGAATGTTGAAAGTACTTAAGGTAaatctaaggggggggggggggggctcctcttcctttttttcttttatttttttttgttatttgttcacAACTTTTGAGAGGTGATGCAATCACCTTAGATGATAGTTCCTAATAAAACTGACATCTGCGAGAAATAGTAATAGTAagtattttaacaatatataatctttttttattttttttattctttataggtgATATGGACTCTCTACCTGgacaaagagaa
This portion of the Pyxicephalus adspersus chromosome 8, UCB_Pads_2.0, whole genome shotgun sequence genome encodes:
- the SREBF2 gene encoding sterol regulatory element-binding protein 2, whose translation is METGELSMENMETLTELGDELTLGDIDEMLQFVSNQVGEFPDLFEDQLCSSYQSSAGMDGNMPKTYNNQAQSQSFQSSVPQTSVVSVKAPVQAAPQRTTPFLQPRPVVQPQLQQQTVMLTPTFSTAPQTRIIQHPLIYQNAATTSFQVLQPQVSSLMTTQQVQPVAIQQQVQRVLTQANGTIQTLSPATQSTIQTLTPATVQTVTPQVQQLPVLVQPQIIKTESLVLTALKADGSPVMTAVQNPAITTLSGPIQTTALQVPTLVGGGGTILTTMPVMMGQEKMPIKQVPGTLKQPDVPKEGERRTTHNIIEKRYRSSINDKIIELKDLVMGTDAKMHKSGVLKKAIDYIKYLQQANQKLRQENMALKLANQKNKYLKGIDLSSLVDTSIEMKMDEFNQNILMMSPPASDSGSPAFFSPYSVDSEPGSPLLDDEKVKDEPDSPTGLGMMDRSRMLLCAMTFLCLTFNPLTSLLHSESVEHSDRTIQHGTGRTMLGIDVSGLSGSWLDWLIPTLILWLVNGVIVLSVFMKLLIHGEPVTRLHSRSSVKFWRHRKQADLDLARGDFGAAALNLQTCLCVLGRSLPASRFDLACSLSWNVIRCSLQKISLVRWLLKRTPGHCSKADFQDEAATSARDAALVYHKLHQLHLTGKLPSSWRCSGLNLSLCAVNLAECAGDKISPSLLAEIHLTTAVQMKISFSGRFSFLAAYFLGCAQSKNSTSESDSLPECLRWLAHPMGKDFFVSFNWSLKSTAKESLYSSSRNPADPIAQIHRTFCESLLEKALYSLAKPESSNMSQEEESCEFSKAQEYLKVLNVFADSVSSTVSLPLGGSPCMLSFHGTDSICRWWYSVSSMAIGWHQGDDSTVKSQYMDVERIPKLLDADNPLVKAVVHMCRAMQMSVLGKTESSQNAFLQCEKASTFLWNSLNISGACNNDLNKVVQLLVCDLLLSMRTSLWQKQATAEAIHASKSVLTGFQRDLGTLRRLALTFKPAQCKLFLHEATVRLMAGASPTRTHQLLQHSLRKRSPNTSKPGDMDSLPGQRERAAAILLACRHLPLSFLSSPGQRAIMLAEAARTLEKVGDRRSYLDCQQMIVKLSGGTAMAAS